The Siniperca chuatsi isolate FFG_IHB_CAS linkage group LG17, ASM2008510v1, whole genome shotgun sequence genomic sequence TTATTAGATTGTTGTTGTACCTTTGTGTCAAGCTTTTGATCCCTTACCCtgtgtggtttttgtctttcattaaGCGTCCTGACCTTGGTTTCCTGTGTATTCATTTGAACTTATCTTCAgtttctcttggaccttgcatgatcttggattttgcctgctccctgtctgaaTTGTTTTACCTCTGTTGGACTCTTTGAAATCGATATAAGCCTTTTGTGTtcttattaaatcattgaactgcacctgctctgcttcctcgtctgcttttgggtccaaaTCCCTTATTTcccctgctaccctgcttgacataTCACAACAAGATTTTATTATCACAACTCTCCATCTGAATGAtgaacattttctaaaatcTAAACAGATTTAAAGTTAAACTATTGTGAGGGTGCTAAAGGCTCGCATTTGTGATATTTATAGTTATTCCTTGTGTACAAAACTTGCTGCTTTTTGTTAAGATGAATAAAGATTTTCACAAGGCCTACCAGACttctgcttttaaaatgaatgtgtgcatAGTTACCACCATTAAACAAATTCTTGATTGCACTTTTAAAATTGGATTAGATCTTTAGAGGGGTGTAAGGGCAGCTTTGTGTGGCACTTAcatcaaatgtgattttcttttcagttttgtaaGGAGTTCATTGTGTTTTACAGAACAGACTGGAAGCTGTCAGAAGTGATAAACAAAATGAGAACAGGAGTGACTTTACAGCATCAGCTCAGTTAAATTAGTTTACTAGATAGTAGAGCCTAAATCATGTGATGAAATGGTTCCCATTCCCAAAATCATAATTTAAATAACCACACAATGATTAATAATGAATGCCACTGTCAGGGGATTCAGAAGAGATTCTATTTTGCATGCATTTTCTCAACCACTATTCTTAACCTTGTGTCTTTCAGGTTTATACAACGTACCCAACTGCAACCCAAAGTTCATAAATCACGCTGTCCTGGTTGTGGGCTATGGCACAGACGGAGGACAAGACTTCTGGCTTGTGAAAAACAGGTGAATTTGTCTCTTCTGGCTACAAGTTTTACAGGACTTAAAATGTGTTACCACCACATGTAATGTGTGaccaattttaaaatgtgaggGTCTTTGTGATTCCAGTTGGGGAACTGCGTGGGGAGAGGAAGGCTTCATTCGACTTgccagaaacaaaaacaatctctGCGGCATTGCCAGCTTTGCAGTCTACCCTACGCTGTGAAAATGTGACCTGTCACCTGAATTATCTTGGTAGAATTTTAGGTTATCTCATTTATCTATTTAATATCAGACTACATGTTTTAATCTTTGATAACAAAACTGCAGATGCTGTCCTGAAAGTCAAATACTGCCAAAAAAAGTGtacaaaaagttaattttgcaGAAGTACTGTATCTGCTTTGGTAGCATTTctcactgattttgttttaataaagacatataaatataaatgtctgaGTTTCATTTACATCAATAGGCTGATTATTCAATCTGGATAAAAAGACTgctttgtactttttaaatatataggTTCGCCTctgtattatatatttgttgtaaaaatttatatttaaatgttgaCTTAGCTTTTGGTGtgtttaaatgcacatttaatCAAACTCTTTGATAATGGAAGAAATggaatgaaatatctcagctgCCTGTTAAGGGTGACATGGGAATGAAATATTGTTAGTAGGAATAGTTATTATTGCAATAGAGGTGTTTTATGAAGTTATCTAAATGATAGGTGagaataataaattaatcaaaagtGGATTCCTTTTGGTCTTGGTGGTCTATAGTGAGGTTTTTCAGTCTAATACGCCCATGTGTACAAAACTGGATAGAAAGGTTCACTGAGTTCAGGAAATGATTTGTCACCATCAGACTGTGCCTTTTATGTatcttcttttcattgttattctTCCTCAGACCTCAGTTACATGGTAATTAAGCTTATTTGGAGAGTTTAGGGTGACATTTACGCattaaatgtcaaagtattttcaaacagtatttttcagttttgcaaGAGAAAAGACTTAAGATGAGGACTAACTAGTTTTGTAAATGTAGGTCTGGTCAATTGCCCCACCATTAAAGTTAAACCTCcaactttactattttggttcacAGTCATCACTCTCACAGTAGCAGCAGGcggctgttttcagtgaaaaggctttaaaaactcactgtatactacctgcccagcaccaaacaacagacaaatttagcaactagctggggaacacagtggagcatttagcagcttaaaaGCCAGATATTTGCCTAAAAGAGTGGACTTGCGTTTatcaggtggtcagaaacacaactccaaatgaatgctaatgttgctccatatgcaactgtttgccatatatatttaaaaggttatgttcacaacttgtttctgctgcccccaagtggcaaaaaaatgcAGGTTTAATGATTTGCAGATGTGCAGTGAGCATGATGATAAAGACTTTCACATTCAGTCTGGATTTCCTCTGGTGATCTGTTCAGCTAAGTCATATTTTAGCATCTCTGTCATCAAGTGAAGATCACTCACAATATGCCTTCACTGATTTTCATGCatgtacaaatatatttaacataCTCTAATAATGTGAGGGTCCGAATCAGGTTTATTTCCACTGCTTCTAAATGTTAATTAATATCAGCTGGTGGTGTTTTAATGAGAGCTGCTACAGCTGTCCAAACACAGCATAAGCCAGACCTTTAGTCTGATGTAGGACACATTTGTTTTCAATGTGCAGATGACAAGTTCTTCTTTTCCTAGATCCAGCGATGTTTCGGAGCCTGCTTTTCACCATTGTGTGGGGATTTGCAGTGGCCGTTATCAATTCAGAATTGGATCGACACTGGGAGCTATGGAAGAAGATGCATAACAAAGTCTATTCTCACCAGGTAAAATTAAGGTCTTTAATCAAGTCAACCTAGTCACTTTTAACCactgttttagtttgtttttaatggcttGACAGTATATGAATGTGTTAAGTTTTTGTGCATTTAGTTTAATGTAATTATTAGCCAGTAAACCCAAACTGACTTTGGTTTAGGCATGAACTCTGATTGATTTAAGTTGTCTATCACTTCCTTATTACTTGAATTCTTTATAAGTGCAATACCTTTTTTTGAAGAAatcctttttctccttttacATGCAGTATACCTATATATCATATTCTAAGTGTTCACCTCTTGGTATCTGTTAAGTGTGATGGGTTAATCAACTGACTGTTTCCAGACTGAGGAGTTAAGTCGCAGGCGGATATGGGaagaaaacttgaaaatgaTTAATGTCCATAACCTGGAAGTCTCCCTAGGTTTACACACCTATGAGCTGGCAATGAACCACCTGGGGGACCTGGTGAGTAGGTTAAAGATACCCCCAACCCTCTCCCTCCCAGTGTTTGGGGTTTACAAGTTGTCTTAAGTGACTGAAAACCAAACTTTTGTCCTACCCATACAATGACACATTGATGTAGAATGCCAAGAGAACTGACTTGGTAATGTTTTTCATTCAGACATCTGACGAGATCACTGGCATGCTGATGGGCACCATCGTGCCATCTGACTTGGAGAGGGGTCCTTCAAACTTTATCAAGGTCAACAGCTCTATACCGCAATCACTGGACTGGAGGGATGAAGGCCTGGTAACTGAGGTCAAAATGCAGGTGCAGTCACAGAAGGTCAAACCCCCAAGTTTCAGTACACATTAACATTAGGACTAGTCTTTGCAGCTGTAGTTTAAGAAGATCCAGtctacatttaatttatatgcAACTTGTCTATCTTCTAGGGTTCTTGTGGCTCTTGTTGGGCCTTCAGTGCAGTTGGAGCTCTGGAAGGGCAACTCAAGAAGTCCACAGGTGTCCTGATATCCCTCAGTGCTCAGAACCTGGTGGATTGTTCGGTAAAATATGGCAACCGCGGGTGCAACGGTGGCTTCATGACAAACGCTTTCCAATACGTCATTAAAAACCAAGGCATAGATTCTGATGCATCCTACCCCTACGTTGGCATGGTGAGCTTCGAAGACAATGGTCCATTGCTTGTTACAATTCCAAGTCTACTGTGGTTAAACGTTGATGATTAACTCCTGACAAAACATCAGTAACCCCTGTACATGACTTTCTTTTCAGCGTGGCCAATGCAAGTATAAACCACAATATCGGTCTGCTAACTGCTTGGACTATACCTTCTTGCCAAAGGGGGATGAATCTGCATTGAAGGTAGCGCTAGCTAATGTCGGCCCGATCTCTGTAGCAATTGATGCCTCAAGGCCCAAGTTTGTCTTCTACCGTCATGGTGAGAAATTTATACCTCTTAAAATAATGCACAAGTTTAATCTTAGCTGGATTTAAGGAAGTGAGTTGTTAACCTTTTTTGGATCTATGTAAATGTCTGGTTTCAACTCTAGCTCAGTTTTGCTTTCTacacctgtttgttttgtttttgttttttgttttggtttgttttgttttttgtggccCCACAGGTGTGTACAGGGACCACACATGCACCCACAAAGTGAACCATGGCGTGCTGGCTGTGGGCTATGGCACAGAGACGGGACACGACTACTGGCTGGTCAAAAACAGGTTAGTCTGAGAAGTGTTAATGTTGTTCAGTGTGAATTTTGAATTAGAGGAATAATTGTCTTCAATTTCCATGTTTCCTTGATTTAATTTATTGGTGGATTTTATGATCTTAAATATTCAACTGTAGTTGGGGTGTAAACTACGGCGATGAAGGCTACATCAAGATGGCTCGGAACAGACAAAACCAGTGTGGCATCGCTCTCTATGCTTGTTTCCCCATCATGTGATCAGCAGATGGCCCAATTTTGGATGTACATTTCTCAACAGTTGgaacataattttaaataaatggtttGATCCTTGTGGATGTCTTAGTTTTGTTATAACTTTAAGAGGTGGAAATATTAATTCTAGAATTAATGAATGTATTAATAGGCAGACTTTCTGCACAAAAGCCTTCCTGCTCCAACCAAATGACTGCTAAATCATGGTTCTCAACCTTCTTGAACCTTGTGATGAGCGACATTCCTCAGGGACCTCCTCCCCAAGAGGAAACTACTGTCATCTCCAGCTGCCCATGTGTGACTTGACTTGTACATATGTAAAGACAAATATTCAAGTCATTTAGCATGTTGACTGGAATAAGTAAAGCAGGCCAGCCTGTTGCTGGTTCACTTTTTCTGTAAGAACGTAGATCAGTTCAAAGGAAAGAATACGTTTTCTCTGCagactatgttcactagctattTTGGGTGGGTTCTCACTTACGAGTAACACATTTGAAGCCCACATAAAATTAACAAGGAGGTAGCCTTCACAGCctacacattctcacacacactcaaactatACTGGCATAGACGAGTTGGATCTGTTGAAGAAACTACACTAGattagtggttcccaacctttttctgtttgtgacCCGCCCCCCCCCTTAATTCAAAGCAAGGTCTACTTGAAGCTTCATCACAGGTTGGATGATGagtggttgtttttgtttttagaataGTGTTTGCAAAGGCAACTTTAACTATACTGTATTACTGACAAGGATAATCATTCCTCATGTTCATTATTGGTCCTGATTAGATCCTTCCTCAATGTGCTTCCAGTAGAAGTGATGGCAATCTGAGTTGGGTGAATCAAGTGCATATCTCCCAAAATTAGTCCTTTTTAGCACAAAATTCCTTCTGTGTTTCCTGGCCAAGCTGCATTGTAGGGAAAGTGACAGAGGGAATTTGCTAATTAAAGAAGACTGACTTTGGTAGATAGCTCAGATGGTTGAAGCATCATATCCCTTATAAACATGTTAAGAGTGATCTTTTAACTGCCAGTATGAACATGAGGACTGAATACAGcaaacaaaacctttttcaATGGACAtctgagtattgttttaagactaaCTTGAAAAAGTTGAACCTACCCTTTTAAACTATACAGTGAGACAAAAGCAAGGATTAGGggaaaaagtacaaaacaatTGTGGcataattttgtttatttcctacCACAATAATCTTCTGACCTTTTTATAGTTTGTCCTGTGACCCCTTCTGGTGATCcaacccccaggttgggaaccactgcactaGATAACTACAGATTAAGCTGCAGAAATAGTATTACAAAGATGCACAGTTGGCATGGCAATCAAACCAGTAAGTTTACTCTCCAATTTAAGCTTcacacctttggacagaactgCTGAAATTTCTTTGACCAAGATACTGAATCCCTACCAGCACATATCAGAGTAAGGCAACAACAGCTAGTAGGCGGTCAGTGGGTTGATGTGGTGAAGATATTGTTGTAAAGTGCAACCTCCtactgacattaacatttaaagtTTGAAGAAAAACTGAGTTGAATATAAATTGACTTCATGCTGTGTAATGCAAACCATGACAttggttttctttcttcatgttttatttccatTATGATTTATCATTTTCTTCATAGAACTGGATAAATGGCACAGAAGTGCAAATCCCAGCAACAACTctcacataaaataaatacagcacCTTTTCAGCATCACTAAAACGTTCTCAATATCCAGAAGTAGTAAATACTGATTTTACCAAGATTTTCAGTCTtcatttacaaaacacaaagacaacacacaatAGATTTGAGTcatattgaactttttttggaacTGTTTTCCTTGATCTTTTGTTCCACAAATTCCAAACTTGCACGTACAAACATCTACAGTTTCTACACACAGTACACTGATTTTTTGAATTGAACTCACATTTAGAGTAAAACTTTTATCATTTAATAAACAGGTCAGTCAAACcaaagtaaatgtaaacataaattcCTTCTGTCCAAACTACAGCAAAGGATTCTT encodes the following:
- the LOC122864987 gene encoding cathepsin S-like isoform X2, whose protein sequence is MFRSLLFTIVWGFAVAVINSELDRHWELWKKMHNKVYSHQTEELSRRRIWEENLKMINVHNLEVSLGLHTYELAMNHLGDLTSDEITGMLMGTIVPSDLERGPSNFIKVNSSIPQSLDWRDEGLVTEVKMQGSCGSCWAFSAVGALEGQLKKSTGVLISLSAQNLVDCSVKYGNRGCNGGFMTNAFQYVIKNQGIDSDASYPYVGMRGQCKYKPQYRSANCLDYTFLPKGDESALKVALANVGPISVAIDASRPKFVFYRHGVYRDHTCTHKVNHGVLAVGYGTETGHDYWLVKNSWGVNYGDEGYIKMARNRQNQCGIALYACFPIM
- the LOC122864987 gene encoding cathepsin S-like isoform X1; translation: MFRSLLFTIVWGFAVAVINSELDRHWELWKKMHNKVYSHQTEELSRRRIWEENLKMINVHNLEVSLGLHTYELAMNHLGDLTSDEITGMLMGTIVPSDLERGPSNFIKVNSSIPQSLDWRDEGLVTEVKMQVQSQKGSCGSCWAFSAVGALEGQLKKSTGVLISLSAQNLVDCSVKYGNRGCNGGFMTNAFQYVIKNQGIDSDASYPYVGMRGQCKYKPQYRSANCLDYTFLPKGDESALKVALANVGPISVAIDASRPKFVFYRHGVYRDHTCTHKVNHGVLAVGYGTETGHDYWLVKNSWGVNYGDEGYIKMARNRQNQCGIALYACFPIM